Genomic segment of Glandiceps talaboti chromosome 17, keGlaTala1.1, whole genome shotgun sequence:
TACAGCCATAACACTGATACCATCTCGACTTATCAATAGATCCACCAGACTAGCGCCCTCTATGACGGCAAAGCGTTACACATTTTGTACGTTTATTGATTGTATGTGATAACAAACGTCATTTCAAAGTGACAAGAGTTCTGAGTTTTGTTAAATGTTATTTAGTAAACGATGTAAGATTTACTACACATATCGTAatatgagatacatgtataacaatatattctcaCAGCCCACACATCGGAATTGTCGATTTGGAAAATTTCTGAAAAAGGTTACTGATATAGTTTTCTTCCTATAAAAGTTAATACTTAGTCATTGTCACGCACTCAAATCGAAAATTTGTATCAGAcacaatacacattttattacattCTTTAAAACAGCCTCGTTTACAACAACGTTATTTCACACCGTGATTTCACACATATCGATCATTACCAAGAAAAACTGTTCTAATTATTTACTTATTCTTCGAACAATTCCGATATGGAATCTCTTACCACTGTCCATTCAACAATTCCGATATGGAATCTCTTACCACTGTCCATTCAACAATTCCGATATGGAATCTCTTATCACTGTCCATTCAACAATTCCGATATGGAATCTCTTACCACTGTCCATTCAACAATTCCGATATGGAATCTCTTATCACTGTCCATTCAACAATTCCGATATGGAATCTCTTACCACTGTCCATTCAACAATTCCGATATGGAATTTCTTACCACTGTCCATTCAACAATTCCGATATGGAATCTCTTACCACTGTCCATTCAACAATTCCGATATGGAATCTCTTACCACTGTCCATTCAACAATTCCGATATGGAATCTCTTACCACTGTCCATTCAACAATTCCGATATGGAATCTCTTACCACTGTCCATTCAACAATTCCGATATGGAATCTCTTACCACTGTCCATTCAACAATTCCGATATGGAATCTCTTACCACTGTCCATTCAACAATTCCGATATGGAATCTCTTACCACTGTCCATTCAACAATTCCGATATGGAATCTCTTACCACTGTCCATTCAACAATTCCGATATGGAATCTCTTACCACTGTCCATTCAACAATTCCGATATGGAATCTCTTACCACTGTCCATTCAACAATTCCGATATGGAATCTCTTACCACTGTCCATTCAACAATTCCGATATGGAATCTCTTACCACTGTCCATTCAACAATCCAAGTCAACAGACAATTTCAAATCTGccctctccagcattgatatcacccaTACTGGCATAGATCTCATAGATCTTGCTCACCTGAACAATAATATCGTGGACAAGACCAGGGGTATTAAAAGTAAATCATGATACATATTTTGGACATCACAACACCTCAACGACGAGGGCGCCCTAACATGGTATCTTACTTGCAGACTATTAAGTTTACAAGATCAGGGGTGTAattatacatgttttgtattataACACTCGGTTCTGGTCCTAAACTGGACAAATTCCTTATCATGACATGTAAAATACGCCCTCTACGAGTTTAAACTTGTATTTACTTTTTGTACTTTAACCTAACTTTAATTATTCATACTCGTCACATTCCAACAAACGATCATCTGAATTACTAACCGCCTCGTCTTTGAAATTTCCAAGATCAGAGCGATTTTTGCCAATTAAGttttatatactatactattttccttttttatcatttttatttttaatattacattttctccccatttattattaatatttcctTGCGGGTGATTTACAGTAGCAATTATAAACCATCATGTTTTTCACggtgacgtcatcatgtttttcacggtgacgtcatcatgtttttCACTGGGGATCGgatgttatataattataatgtattgGAGCGAGACAAGTGTATTGATTTACGTAAGTGTAGGACTTGACATGATGTCCCCTGATATTTAAAAATACACTTTTCATTCActcttcacccccccccctcacaatAGTAAACCgtttttaaaattctttatttattatttatgctGCGTCTTGGGTGATTTGTTTTAATTGTCGTGGTATATGGAAGCCATCACCTCTATGCCAGGGTACTGAAGTGTCCTCCCTAGAATACAGTGAAAAGATGTAGACTATGGGACTGAAAGTTAAATTTTAAACGTGTTACATAATATAGAGGGTGACTACAATAATGTCGGCGATATGCTATTATAAGAGACCACTTCTACTtaacactctctctctctctctctctctctctctctctctctctctctctctctctctctctctcttccctccctccctccctccctccctccctccctccctccctccctccctccctccctccctccccccctctctctctctctctctccctctctcctccctccctccctccctccctccccctccctccctccctctctctctctctctctctctctctctctctctctctctctctctctctctctctctctctctctctctctctctctctctctctctctctctctctgttatTACGTCGTAATATATTAAATCTACCACTGTGCGTTCATTCAAACTAACACAAATGGGAATTAGTAAATGCATGACAACATCTGAAATGTTATATAACACTGTTTTAATattatgattttgataattcttATCAACactaaaactttaaaaagtaaTACCTCgataaatatattgtaaaacaaAATTCATTTGCTTTATTGTCagaaatgcaaatgaaatacaatttaATGTGACCACCCGTTTTGTGATTGACAAGAAATTTAAATACAATGACGATATGACGTAATCAAAAATGTCAAAGATATTAACATCCACTTTAAATCATTAGTCAGACCAAGGCAAAGTCGTCAAGTTTTATTACAAGGGtttaaatattttacttgtaaaaATGTGGGAATATGTTGAActtcttataaaaaaaaaaccctgactTTTTGAGCTCTGAGAAAGTTCGACGGTTACACTGCTTCTTGATATTGTAAGTAGATACATAAGcttataattttgataaataattttACACATACAGCTTTCGGAACATTAAACTTACAAAGTTGagatttttctaaattttaaacatgtacattCCATGTCTGTATACTTTAAATCAGTGACGAATTCAAAATTCACATTCCAATAATCAGTGTAATAAAAGGCTGCACGGTACTTCTACTGTACAAATCACGATTGCGACAAGTGCCTGATATTTAGTAACTGAAagtgttatagcgccctctcgTGACTACATCAGACGGCCGTTCATTTGCAATATGGAATCCGTTGAGTGATGAACGCACTCAGTGTTTCCTAGTTTTATCATCAAATAACAGCCGTCGAGTGACATCCAAATGAAACCAACTTTACACATCATAATCAACTAACATCAAAGGATGTACAGGTAAAGTTTTATAATTATTCTGCATACACAAGTAGTTTTATGGCCAATATGAAATTCTCAGATGGAAATAGCATATGTTGAAGTCCGGACGTCATGACCGGTTTACATGTGTTACTTCAAAAATACTCAAATTATGTCACAAAATATTCTTGGATTTATCCAAAAATGTTTTAGTGTACATCAGTAAATGTAGCGACACCTGTGTAGTGTCATTTCCAGTCATAATTTTTATCAGaaagtgtgaaaataaataaatacttgatCAGTCTAATGGTAATGGCTGTCGTATCGTAACTACGCGGTAAATAcaaattgtgacgtcacaacgTTCAACATATGAAAAATCCAATATTCCTCTAGTTCTGCACCAAAACATTCtccaaaatgtttacaaatatcatAAGAAACATCACAAAAAATAGCGACACACATGTAGAGTGTTTTTTATccaaaaaaaattctcaaaatatGCAAACTAGAGAATATTTTTGTGCagacaatattgtttacaagaTTAAAGTGTTGTTGACATCACATCTCTTTATTATCCTATATTCAATAAAATTCTCTGAGAATTTcactaaaaataataaaataatttttatttcttgtaaaataTACACCGTAGTGTAAAGTAGATTTCTTTATTTGGTGTAAACTTTGACACGGTTGATGTCTGGGTATGAAACTATAATCTTAGGCTGTCCATACTTACTAACAGCAATCAAATCACCCCTGTCTAGTAGGTAATCTCTAAATCTTTCAACTTCTTCTCcattctttgtatatttcacaatcTCCCAATCTAACCCCCTAGGGTACTGAATATTATAAACATTGTCCCATAAATCTACACTTAGCCCATAGGGTCTCCTCACATCACTACACATTGTGAACAGATATTGTAATTGTTTACCAAACACTTTGATGCTACCATCCCCATAACTTCTGCCATAGTCAGAGACAATAACATTGTTATCACTATTGACCACAACAAACTTAGGGTCATAGAGTAGACTTGGCTGGACATGACATCCAACCTCTGCTACACTTTCACCATTCATGTCATACTTGACCACTCTGTGACCTTTCTTATCGGTGACAACAAATCCTTCATCCAGTAAAGCAATTGCTCTTGGTtcaatgtcatcattttgacaaaatgttttagTAGTTTTAGAAGATTTGTCAAACATGACGACTTGGTCATTACCAGAATCTgtcatgaaataattattgCTTGTTGTCACGGCAACATCATAAGGTTTGAATTTATTAGGAAAGTGACCATCAAATCTAATCTCAGAGTCAAGTTTATAAGTTGATTTCAAGGTGAGTACACTATTGTTGCCTTCGTCTGCCATGACCACTTGACCAAGGTGAGTTGTGGTCACTCCTCGCACTTTTTTGAACTTTACTGGACCATTTTTACCATCAAGGTCCATGGTTACTTTCCACTGACCTGTAATGtaaacaaaggtcaaaggtcaaacatcacactacacattcaatacaACTGGCAAATTAGAATATTCTTCCTTGGAATTACTATAAATTGCATTTA
This window contains:
- the LOC144448598 gene encoding uncharacterized protein LOC144448598 — translated: MDLDGKNGPVKFKKVRGVTTTHLGQVVMADEGNNSVLTLKSTYKLDSEIRFDGHFPNKFKPYDVAVTTSNNYFMTDSGNDQVVMFDKSSKTTKTFCQNDDIEPRAIALLDEGFVVTDKKGHRVVKYDMNGESVAEVGCHVQPSLLYDPKFVVVNSDNNVIVSDYGRSYGDGSIKVFGKQLQYLFTMCSDVRRPYGLSVDLWDNVYNIQYPRGLDWEIVKYTKNGEEVERFRDYLLDRGDLIAVSKYGQPKIIVSYPDINRVKVYTK